One part of the Magallana gigas chromosome 5, xbMagGiga1.1, whole genome shotgun sequence genome encodes these proteins:
- the LOC105333224 gene encoding AP-2 complex subunit alpha-2 isoform X1 produces MPAVKGDNMRGLLVFISDIRNCKSKEAEIKRINKELANIRSKFKGDKTLDGYHKKKYVCKLLFIFLLGHDIDFGYMEAVNLLSSNRYTEKQIGYLFISVMISANNDLIKLVIKSIKNDLASPNPVHVNLALQCTANIGSKEMAEGLGNEIPKLLVTGMEKSLRETIDSVKQSAALTLLRLLRTSPEYIQIGEWSSRVIHLLNDQHLGVVTSAASLIEALVKKNPEEYKGCVSLAVSRLSRIVTASYTDLQDYTYYFVPAPWLSVKLLRLLQNYPPPEDPAVRTRLTECLETILNKAQEPPKSKKIQHGNAKNAVLNEAINLIIHMDSDPNLLVRACNQLGQFLQHRETNLRYLALESMCLLATSEFSHEAVKKHQETVVNSLKTERDVSVRQRAVDLLYAMCDKTNAEEIVGEMLEYLETADYSIREEMVLKVAILAEKYAVDYTWYVDVILNLIRISGDYVSEEVWYRVIQIVINRDDVQGYAAKTVFEALQAPACHENMVKVGGYILGEFGNLIAGDPRSSPLVQFQLLHSKYHLCGPATRGLILSTYIKFVNLFPEIKSTIQDVLKSDNNLRNSDVELQQRSVEYLQLSTVASTDVLATVLEEMPPFPERESSILAKLKKKKPTVTEQAENKEPKQPMPQAQMSNNVNTHNTPPPLSVPAASNPPSAAASDDLLGLNSPGPSQAAPSAGSFLLDVFDTVGSSPPTNGVDSNGLTPGAEESFKKFICKNNGVLFENDLLQIGVKSEYRQNLGRLGIFYGNKTSFQFSGFSIDTQCPGELASHILYSQ; encoded by the exons ATGCCTGCTGTTAAAGGAGATAATATGCGGGGACTTTTGGTCTTCATCTCTGATATTCGTAACT GCAAAAGTAAAGAGGCAGAAATCAAACGAATCAACAAGGAATTGGCTAACATCAGGTCAAAGTTCAAAG GTGACAAGACATTAGATGGCTACCACAAAAAGAAGTATGTGTGCAAGCTTCTGTTCATCTTCCTTTTGGGTCACGACATTGACTTTGGTTACATGGAGGCTGTCAACCTCCTCAGCTCCAACAGATACACAGAGAAGCAGATT gGGTACCTGTTCATTTCGGTGATGATTAGTGCCAACAATGATCTGATCAAGCTGGTCATCAAGTCCATAAAGAATGATCTGGCCAGTCCCAACCCAGTCCATGTCAACCTGGCCCTGCAGTGCACCGCCAACATTGGCAGCAAGGAAATGGCCGAAGGTCTGGGCAACGAGATCCCCAAGCTCCTGGTCACAGG AATGGAGAAAAGCTTACG TGAAACGATTGACTCGGTGAAGCAGAGTGCTGCCCTGACCCTGCTGAGACTGCTGCGCACCTCTCCCGAGTACATCCAGATCGGGGAGTGGTCCTCCAGGGTCATCCACCTCCTGAATGACCAGCACCTGGGAGTGGTCACCTCGGCCGCCAGTCTGATCGAGGCCCTTGTCAAGAAGAACCCGGAGGAATACAAGGGATGTGTGTCTCTTGCTGTGTCCCGACTCAGTAGG ATTGTGACAGCTTCCTACACCGATCTCCAGGATTACACGTATTACTTCGTGCCAGCCCCCTGGCTGTCTGTTAAACTCCTCAGATTACTACAAAATTATCCCCCTCCAG AGGACCCTGCTGTCAGAACAAGACTAACAGAGTGTCTAGAGACAATTCTAAACAAGGCACAAGAACCCcccaaatcaaagaaaattcagCATGGGAATGCCAAAAATGCAGTACTTAATGAAGCCATAAACCTAATTATTCACATGGATAGCGATCCAAACCTTCTAGTCAGGGCCTGTAACCAGCTAGGCCAATTTCTCCAGCACCGAGAAACCAACCTCAG aTACTTGGCTTTGGAAAGCATGTGCTTGCTTGCGACCTCAGAGTTTTCTCATGAAGCTGTGAAGAAACACCAGGAAACTGTAGTCAATTCATTAAAA ACTGAGAGAGATGTAAGTGTGAGGCAGAGAGCCGTCGACCTTCTGTATGCAATGTGTGACAAAACCAATGCGGAGGAAATTGTAGGCGAAATGCTGGAGTACTTGGAGACTGCTGACTACTCAATCAGAGAGGAAATG GTGCTGAAGGTGGCCATTTTGGCCGAGAAGTATGCAGTGGACTACACTTGGTATGTGGACGTCATCCTGAACTTGATCCGTATCTCTGGAGACTATGTCAGTGAAGAG GTGTGGTACCGTGTTATACAGATTGTGATCAACAGAGATGATGTGCAGGGATATGCCGCAAAGACTGTGTTTGAG GCTCTGCAGGCCCCTGCCTGCCATGAAAACATGGTCAAAGTAGGAGGCTACATCTTGGGGGAGTTTGGAAATCTAATTGCTGGAGATCCTAGATCAAG TCCTTTGGTCCAGTTCCAGCTACTACACTCCAAGTACCACCTTTGTGGTCCCGCCACGCGCGGCCTCATACTCTCAACCTACATCAAGTTTGTCAACCTGTTCCCAGAGATTAAATCAACCATTCAAGAC GTTTTAAAGAGTGACAATAACCTTCGTAACTCAGATGTTGAACTACAACAAAGAAGTGTGGAGTATTTACAGCTAAGCACAGTGGCCTCCACTGATGTCCTG GCAACTGTATTAGAAGAAATGCCACCATTCCCTGAAAGAGAATCATCTATTTTGGCCAAACTGAAGAAAAAGAAGCCAACTGTAACAGAACAGGCAGAGAATAAGGAACCCAAACAACCAATGCCTCAGGCACAGATGAGCAACAATGTTAACACCCACAACACACCCCCTCCT CTATCAGTACCTGCAGCCTCTAACCCCCCCAGTGCAGCAGCCTCAGACGACCTACTGGGACTCAACTCCCCGGGCCCCTCCCAGGCTGCTCCCTCGGCTGGCAGCTTTCTCCTGGATGTTTTCGATACTGTCGGATCAAGTCCACCGACCAATGGAGTGGATTCAAATGGACTGACACCGGGAGCAGAAGAGAGCTTTAAAAA atttatttgtaaaaataatggaGTATTATTTGAAAATGACCTTCTACAAATTGGAGTCAAGTCGGAATATCGACAGAACTTAGGAAGACTTGGGATATTTTACGGCAACAAAACATCATTCCAATTTAGCGGATTTAGCATAGACACACAGTGTCCAGGAGAGTTGGCATCTCATATCCTTTACAGCCAATGA
- the LOC105333224 gene encoding AP-2 complex subunit alpha-2 isoform X2 has product MPAVKGDNMRGLLVFISDIRNCKSKEAEIKRINKELANIRSKFKGDKTLDGYHKKKYVCKLLFIFLLGHDIDFGYMEAVNLLSSNRYTEKQIGYLFISVMISANNDLIKLVIKSIKNDLASPNPVHVNLALQCTANIGSKEMAEGLGNEIPKLLVTGETIDSVKQSAALTLLRLLRTSPEYIQIGEWSSRVIHLLNDQHLGVVTSAASLIEALVKKNPEEYKGCVSLAVSRLSRIVTASYTDLQDYTYYFVPAPWLSVKLLRLLQNYPPPEDPAVRTRLTECLETILNKAQEPPKSKKIQHGNAKNAVLNEAINLIIHMDSDPNLLVRACNQLGQFLQHRETNLRYLALESMCLLATSEFSHEAVKKHQETVVNSLKTERDVSVRQRAVDLLYAMCDKTNAEEIVGEMLEYLETADYSIREEMVLKVAILAEKYAVDYTWYVDVILNLIRISGDYVSEEVWYRVIQIVINRDDVQGYAAKTVFEALQAPACHENMVKVGGYILGEFGNLIAGDPRSSPLVQFQLLHSKYHLCGPATRGLILSTYIKFVNLFPEIKSTIQDVLKSDNNLRNSDVELQQRSVEYLQLSTVASTDVLATVLEEMPPFPERESSILAKLKKKKPTVTEQAENKEPKQPMPQAQMSNNVNTHNTPPPLSVPAASNPPSAAASDDLLGLNSPGPSQAAPSAGSFLLDVFDTVGSSPPTNGVDSNGLTPGAEESFKKFICKNNGVLFENDLLQIGVKSEYRQNLGRLGIFYGNKTSFQFSGFSIDTQCPGELASQITCTPKPVGTTIESGAQVQQVINIECITEFSDAPLLIISFMCNGNSHRLNLKLPVMFSKFSEPAEMDSATFFARWKGLSQPNQECQKVFKAKFPIDTEQNKTKMLGFGISILEGIDPNPDNYVSAGVIHIKGSQVGCLVRLEPNKNAQMYRLTIRASKPPVPNILADLLEHQF; this is encoded by the exons ATGCCTGCTGTTAAAGGAGATAATATGCGGGGACTTTTGGTCTTCATCTCTGATATTCGTAACT GCAAAAGTAAAGAGGCAGAAATCAAACGAATCAACAAGGAATTGGCTAACATCAGGTCAAAGTTCAAAG GTGACAAGACATTAGATGGCTACCACAAAAAGAAGTATGTGTGCAAGCTTCTGTTCATCTTCCTTTTGGGTCACGACATTGACTTTGGTTACATGGAGGCTGTCAACCTCCTCAGCTCCAACAGATACACAGAGAAGCAGATT gGGTACCTGTTCATTTCGGTGATGATTAGTGCCAACAATGATCTGATCAAGCTGGTCATCAAGTCCATAAAGAATGATCTGGCCAGTCCCAACCCAGTCCATGTCAACCTGGCCCTGCAGTGCACCGCCAACATTGGCAGCAAGGAAATGGCCGAAGGTCTGGGCAACGAGATCCCCAAGCTCCTGGTCACAGG TGAAACGATTGACTCGGTGAAGCAGAGTGCTGCCCTGACCCTGCTGAGACTGCTGCGCACCTCTCCCGAGTACATCCAGATCGGGGAGTGGTCCTCCAGGGTCATCCACCTCCTGAATGACCAGCACCTGGGAGTGGTCACCTCGGCCGCCAGTCTGATCGAGGCCCTTGTCAAGAAGAACCCGGAGGAATACAAGGGATGTGTGTCTCTTGCTGTGTCCCGACTCAGTAGG ATTGTGACAGCTTCCTACACCGATCTCCAGGATTACACGTATTACTTCGTGCCAGCCCCCTGGCTGTCTGTTAAACTCCTCAGATTACTACAAAATTATCCCCCTCCAG AGGACCCTGCTGTCAGAACAAGACTAACAGAGTGTCTAGAGACAATTCTAAACAAGGCACAAGAACCCcccaaatcaaagaaaattcagCATGGGAATGCCAAAAATGCAGTACTTAATGAAGCCATAAACCTAATTATTCACATGGATAGCGATCCAAACCTTCTAGTCAGGGCCTGTAACCAGCTAGGCCAATTTCTCCAGCACCGAGAAACCAACCTCAG aTACTTGGCTTTGGAAAGCATGTGCTTGCTTGCGACCTCAGAGTTTTCTCATGAAGCTGTGAAGAAACACCAGGAAACTGTAGTCAATTCATTAAAA ACTGAGAGAGATGTAAGTGTGAGGCAGAGAGCCGTCGACCTTCTGTATGCAATGTGTGACAAAACCAATGCGGAGGAAATTGTAGGCGAAATGCTGGAGTACTTGGAGACTGCTGACTACTCAATCAGAGAGGAAATG GTGCTGAAGGTGGCCATTTTGGCCGAGAAGTATGCAGTGGACTACACTTGGTATGTGGACGTCATCCTGAACTTGATCCGTATCTCTGGAGACTATGTCAGTGAAGAG GTGTGGTACCGTGTTATACAGATTGTGATCAACAGAGATGATGTGCAGGGATATGCCGCAAAGACTGTGTTTGAG GCTCTGCAGGCCCCTGCCTGCCATGAAAACATGGTCAAAGTAGGAGGCTACATCTTGGGGGAGTTTGGAAATCTAATTGCTGGAGATCCTAGATCAAG TCCTTTGGTCCAGTTCCAGCTACTACACTCCAAGTACCACCTTTGTGGTCCCGCCACGCGCGGCCTCATACTCTCAACCTACATCAAGTTTGTCAACCTGTTCCCAGAGATTAAATCAACCATTCAAGAC GTTTTAAAGAGTGACAATAACCTTCGTAACTCAGATGTTGAACTACAACAAAGAAGTGTGGAGTATTTACAGCTAAGCACAGTGGCCTCCACTGATGTCCTG GCAACTGTATTAGAAGAAATGCCACCATTCCCTGAAAGAGAATCATCTATTTTGGCCAAACTGAAGAAAAAGAAGCCAACTGTAACAGAACAGGCAGAGAATAAGGAACCCAAACAACCAATGCCTCAGGCACAGATGAGCAACAATGTTAACACCCACAACACACCCCCTCCT CTATCAGTACCTGCAGCCTCTAACCCCCCCAGTGCAGCAGCCTCAGACGACCTACTGGGACTCAACTCCCCGGGCCCCTCCCAGGCTGCTCCCTCGGCTGGCAGCTTTCTCCTGGATGTTTTCGATACTGTCGGATCAAGTCCACCGACCAATGGAGTGGATTCAAATGGACTGACACCGGGAGCAGAAGAGAGCTTTAAAAA atttatttgtaaaaataatggaGTATTATTTGAAAATGACCTTCTACAAATTGGAGTCAAGTCGGAATATCGACAGAACTTAGGAAGACTTGGGATATTTTACGGCAACAAAACATCATTCCAATTTAGCGGATTTAGCATAGACACACAGTGTCCAGGAGAGTTGGCATCTC AGATCACATGTACACCTAAACCAGTGGGCACAACGATTGAGAGTGGGGCGCAGGTACAGCAGGTGATCAACATAGAGTGCATCACCGAGTTCTCCGACGCTCCTCTCCTTATCATCTCCTTCAT GTGTAATGGTAACTCCCATAGATTGAATCTGAAGCTTCCAGTCATGTTTAGCAAATTCTCTGAGCCTGCAGAAATGGACTCTGCAACTTTCTTTGCCAGATGGAAGGGTCTATCACA ACCAAATCAAGAATGCCAGAAGGTGTTTAAAGCCAAGTTCCCAATAGACACAGAACAGAATAAGACAAAG ATGCTGGGATTTGGGATCAGTATCTTGGAAGGCATCGATCCTAACCCAGACAACTATGTCTCTGCTGGAGTCATCCACATCAAGGGCAGTCAGGTCGGCTGTCTAGTCCGACTGGAGCCCAATAAAAATGCCCAG